A single window of Cydia strobilella chromosome 18, ilCydStro3.1, whole genome shotgun sequence DNA harbors:
- the LOC134749592 gene encoding negative elongation factor B: MASSSKLPGTGLEDVGVPGQAFLRDALTSCTDPLKAIEEFQLENGILLPSLRPMLPLLDLHGVRRLDFHTSVLEELRDKLTSHINELGSKENREHDKKLKELLNKSFSVVRVKALRPVIMSILKNTPHIDDKFLRVLVRDRELYNDTDTEVKRQIWQDNQSLFGDEVSPLLSQYIREKENVLFDHENLNSLFFSPSPKVRRQGAVVQKLAHMIGNSVKLYDMVLQFLRTLFLRTRNVHYCTLRAELLMALHDLEIQDIISVDPCHKFTWCLDACIRERNVDIKRSRELQGFLDSIKKGQEQVLGDLSMTLCDPYAINFLATSAIKILQHLINTEGLPRDNTILILLLRMLALGLSAWVMIDSQEFKEPKLDSQVVTKYLPALMSLMVDDQVRATHNKLPPDERESAITTIEHSGPPPDACEAYMRESSVCGVLAMYYTLHAAKLRDRGALLRILSILGSCKDGRAYEDPFLHALVALLIQLPDEFQGEDFSTVLFDEFFFAGLSKDNVTRHLLKLLWYIHPKLPETRIQTLMKALQPGTQHNESVHKLYETLQQKMTVQIEPAGPSTTEMEYLDSPLMSVPTPAPFHM; encoded by the coding sequence ATGGCTTCATCGAGTAAGTTGCCTGGCACTGGCTTAGAAGATGTCGGTGTTCCCGGACAAGCCTTCCTTCGAGACGCACTCACGAGCTGCACGGATCCCTTGAAAGCTATAGAAGAATTTCAACTCGAAAACGGTATACTGTTGCCTTCATTGAGACCAATGCTGCCCCTACTCGATCTCCATGGCGTCCGCAGACTAGatttccatacatcggttttagAAGAGTTGAGAGATAAACTGACATCGCACATCAATGAACTGGGCTCTAAAGAGAACAGGGAGCATGACAAAAAACTCAAGGAATTGCTCAATAAAAGCTTTTCAGTTGTACGAGTGAAGGCTTTACGACCAGTTATAATGAGTATTCTTAAGAATACACCACATATTGACGACAAATTCCTCAGAGTTTTAGTAAGGGATAGAGAACTGTATAATGACACAGATACTGAAGTGAAACGACAAATTTGGCAGGACAACCAATCCCTATTTGGGGACGAGGTATCCCCATTATTAAGTCAGTATATCAGAGAAAAGGAGAATGTATTATTTGACCATGAGAATCTTAACAGTTTGTTCTTTTCACCTTCACCAAAAGTCAGAAGACAAGGTGCGGTTGTGCAGAAACTTGCTCACATGATTGGCAATAGTGTTAAATTATATGACATGGTACTGCAGTTTCTCCGCACCCTATTCTTGAGGACAAGGAATGTACATTATTGTACACTGAGAGCTGAACTATTGATGGCTCTCCATGATTTGGAGATCCAAGACATTATTTCTGTTGACCCATGTCACAAATTCACATGGTGTTTAGATGCTTGCATCAGGGAGCGTAATGTAGACATTAAAAGGTCCAGAGAACTGCAAGGATTCCTGGACAGTATAAAGAAAGGTCAGGAGCAAGTATTGGGTGACCTATCCATGACCCTATGTGATCCATATGCTATTAATTTCTTGGCTACCTCAGCCATTAAAATCCTGCAACATTTGATAAACACTGAAGGTCTTCCAAGGGACAACACCATACTTATACTCCTGTTGAGGATGTTGGCCCTAGGACTGAGTGCCTGGGTCATGATAGACTCACAGGAATTCAAAGAACCAAAGCTAGATAGCCAAGTGGTAACAAAATACTTACCAGCATTAATGTCCCTAATGGTGGACGACCAAGTACGAGCCACTCATAACAAACTGCCCCCAGATGAAAGGGAATCGGCTATTACAACTATTGAGCACTCTGGGCCCCCTCCTGATGCCTGTGAGGCTTACATGCGAGAGAGTTCAGTTTGTGGTGTCCTAGCTATGTATTACACCCTGCATGCTGCCAAATTGCGTGACCGTGGAGCCTTACTCAGAATCCTCAGTATCCTGGGCAGTTGTAAAGACGGCAGAGCATATGAAGACCCCTTCTTACATGCACTTGTTGCACTATTAATTCAGCTGCCTGATGAGTTCCAAGGTGAAGATTTCAGTACAGTTTTGtttgatgaatttttttttgctggTCTATCAAAAGACAATGTCACTAGACATTTATTGAAGCTGCTTTGGTATATACATCCTAAGCTACCGGAAACTAGGATACAGACACTCATGAAAGCGTTGCAACCTGGTACACAACACAATGAATCTGTACACAAGCTGTACGAGACTTTACAACAGAAGATGACTGTGCAAATAGAACCCGCGGGGCCGAGCACTACTGAGATGGAGTACCTCGACTCACCACTTATGAGTGTGCCCACTCCTGCGCCTTTTcacatgtaa
- the LOC134749417 gene encoding CWF19-like protein 1: protein MSSTVTSSSTFADQSKQKTLFCGDVNGNYLSLFSRVETIVKKSGPFDVLLCVGNFFGEDNSQLDAYKMGYRKVPVTTYVFGPNNSDHCQYYCEEGSEIVPNVVYMGIRGIFTTSQDIKIAYLSGLSRRELGKDMPMCTFEPSDCSAVRDACFRGQSEYRGVDILITTLWPVGIQQDENQKIEVEQERTSDLIAWLTMHIKPRYHLVPSTNKYFERQPYRNLSVHQDYRESATRFIALAAVGNKDKEKWIYACSLQSISKMRMTDLLQATTDETACPFDPELLKQHQPGKVVKFTGNGQFFYDMDARDDDHGGKRKRKGDHQERKRKEFDQDQCWFCLASPTVEKHLVICVGEHCYLALPKGPLTPDHVLILPITHHQSVLKAPEEVVSEIKKFKDALRNMYASSGKAVVFFERNFRTSHMQIQCVPVPRASEPQLLEVFQDEAGINSVQIEVLPPYSEMSQVTMPGMPYFHAELPSGEQLFANTKPNFPLQFGRDVLSSAEILDCEDKADWRQCLLSRDQEDAFVADFRTKFRPYDFTADDDSD, encoded by the exons ATGTCTTCAACCGTAACTTCTTCATCAACATTTGCAGATCAATCAAAGCAGAAAAC CTTGTTTTGCGGCGACGTGAATGGGAACTACCTCAGTTTATTTTCCCGCGTTGAGACCATAGTAAAGAAGTCTGGCCCGTTTGATGTCTTACTATGCGTTGGAAATTTCTTTGGCGAAGACAATTCACAATTGGATGCTTATAAGATGGGCTATAGGaaag TTCCAGTAACTACTTATGTTTTTGGGCCAAACAACAGTGATCATTGTCAATACTACTGTGAAGAAGGATCTGAAATTGTCCCAAATGTGGTTTATATGG GCATAAGGGGCATCTTCACAACAAGCCAAGATATAAAAATAGCCTATTTAAGCGGTTTATCACGCAGAGAGCTCGGCAAAGACATGCCCATGTGTACATTTGAGCCCAGCGATTGCAGTGCCGTGAGAGATGCTTGTTTCCGGGGCCAGAGTGAGTATAGAGGCGTTGACATACTGATTACTACTCTGTGGCCTGTGGGGATACAGCAAGATGAAAATCAAAAG aTAGAAGTAGAGCAAGAAAGAACATCAGATTTAATAGCATGGCTAACTATGCATATAAAACCAAGGTATCATTTGGTGCCttcaacaaataaatatttcgagAGGCAGCCTTACAG AAACTTAAGTGTCCATCAAGACTACAGAGAAAGCGCAACTCGGTTCATAGCGTTAGCGGCCGTGGGCAACAAGGATAAAGAGAAGTGGATCTATGCATGTTCCCTGCAGTCCATCAGTAAGATGCGTATGACTGATTTGCTGCAAGCCACTACTGACGAGACGGCGTGTCCTTTCGATCCGGAGCTCTTGAAACAACATCAGCCAGGGAAAGTTGTCAAG TTTACTGGCAACGGTCAATTCTTCTACGACATGGACGCGAGGGATGACGACCATGGCGGCAAAAGAAAAAGGAAGGGTGACCATCAAGAGAGAAAAAGGAAGGAATTTGATCAAG ATCAATGCTGGTTCTGCCTGGCGTCCCCCACCGTGGAGAAGCACCTCGTGATATGTGTGGGCGAGCATTGCTATCTCGCTCTACCCAAGGGGCCTCTCACTCCGGACCATGTCTTGATATTACCTATTACACATCACCAATCGGTTCTTAAA GCGCCCGAGGAAGTAGTGTCAGAGATAAAGAAGTTTAAAGACGCGCTACGTAACATGTACGCGTCCAGCGGTAAGGCGGTAGTGTTCTTCGAGAGGAACTTCCGAACCTCGCACATGCAGATACAGTGCGTGCCGGTGCCGAGGGCCAGCGAGCCGCAGCTGCTTGAGGTGTTCCAG GACGAGGCAGGCATCAACAGCGTGCAGATAGAGGTGCTGCCGCCGTACTCAGAGATGAGCCAG GTGACGATGCCCGGGATGCCTTACTTCCACGCCGAGCTGCCCAGCGGCGAGCAGCTCTTCGCCAACACCAAGCCGAATTTCCCGCTGCAGTTCGGGAG AGACGTTCTCTCAAGCGCCGAAATCCTCGACTGCGAGGACAAAGCTGACTGGCGCCAGTGCCTCCTCAGCCGCGACCAAGAGGACGCCTTCGTGGCAGACTTCAGGACCAAGTTCCGCCCTTACGACTTTACGGCGGACGACGACAGCGACTGA